In Miscanthus floridulus cultivar M001 chromosome 5, ASM1932011v1, whole genome shotgun sequence, one genomic interval encodes:
- the LOC136451388 gene encoding uncharacterized protein, translating to MHPLRRLPLLPLPRGPSPRRLLSAAATSSAAASPLPWPGLHAWRRAPPSDLRTWGPNGPCASDVDESAADAGAGSSLAEMGALVLSTADPLAKARLTHAAFTRWAAGLPVGQATAPDHPARPDKPLVVTQKEITTHKEMGVPLNAYMLHNLAHVELNAIDLAWDTVVRFAPLRDTLGDGFFADFARVADDESRHFRWYSQRLAELGFSYGDMPVHNLLWRECAKSSSDVSARLAVIPLVQEARGLDAGPRLVQRLFGFGDHRSADIVARVAEEELAHVSVGLYWFLKVCQMMGHEPGDTFKDLIKEYDVVLKGPFNYPARDEAGIPREWYDEKFKQEAAQKLSEVHDRLACIVEMEKENASLNG from the exons ATGCACCCGCTCCGCCGCCTACCGTTGCTCCCACTGCCACGCGGTCCCTCACCCCGCCGTCTGCTATCGGCCGCGGcaacctcctccgccgccgcttcGCCGCTTCCATGGCCAGGCCTCCACGCTTGGCGCCGGGCGCCGCCCAGCGACCTCCGCACGTGGGGCCCGAACGGTCCCTGCGCCTCCGACGTCGATGAGTCGGCGGCTGACGCCGGCGCGGGCTCGTCGCTGGCGGAGATGGGGGCGCTCGTGCTGTCCACCGCCGATCCCCTCGCCAAGGCGCGGCTCACCCACGCTGCCTTCACCCGGTGGGCCGCCGGGCTCCCCGTCGGCCAGGCGACGGCGCCCGACCACCCCGCTAGGCCCGATAAGCCCCTCGTG GTGACGCAGAAGGAGATTACCACGCACAAGGAGATGGGAGTGCCACTCAACGCGTACATGCTGCACAACCTGGCACACGTCGAGCTCAACGCCATCGACCTCGCGTGGGACACCGTCGTGCGGTTCGCGCCGCTCAGGGATACGCTAGGGGACGGGTTCTTCGCGGATTTCGCGCGTGTGGCCGATGACGAGAGCCGACATTTTCGGTGGTACTCGCAGCGGCTCGCGGAGCTCGGGTTCAG TTATGGTGATATGCCTGTTCACAATCTTCTGTGGAGGGAGTGTGCAAAGTCCTCAAGTGACGTTTCTGCACGATTGGCAGTGATTCCTTTGGTCCAG GAAGCCAGAGGCCTTGATGCTGGACCAAGATTAGTGCAAAGGTTATTTGGTTTTGGGGACCATCGATCTGCAGACATTGTGGCACGAGTAGCAGAGGAAGAGCTTGCACATGTTTCTGTAGGTTTGTATTGGTTTCTCAAAGTATGCCAAATGATGGGTCATGAACCGGGTGATACTTTTAAAG ACTTGATAAAGGAGTACGACGTTGTACTGAAGGGTCCATTCAACTATCCGGCTCGTGATGAAGCTGGTATACCCCGTGAATG GTATGACGAGAAGTTCAaacaagaagctgcacaaaaactTTCAGAG GTCCATGATAGACTAGCTTGTATTGTTGAGATGGAGAAAGAGAATGCAAGTTTGAATGGCTAA